The sequence below is a genomic window from Bdellovibrionota bacterium.
AGTCGACCCGGCGAACGCTTTCCGTGGAACTCGAAGAACTCGATTCTATCACCGCAGAGAACCTTGAAGACGAATGACCGTTGAACACGGCGTCCTTTATCTCGCAGATCTGAATCCGAGAACCGGAACCGAAGCCGGTAAAGTGCGGCCGGTCTTGGTGATACAGACAGACTTGTTGAATACGGCCGAACATCCGTCAACCTGGATACTGCCATGTACAACCCGTCTGACCGGTGCGAACGTTTTGCGGGTGTCGCTCCCCAAGGGAATCGCCGGAAATGCCGTGGAGTGTGAAGTCATGATCGATCAGAGCCGATCGATCGATAATCGGAGGTTTCGAAAGAAACTAAAACCAGTCCCCAAGCCGATCCTCTCCGAGATCAAACAAAAACTGAGACTGTTGGGAGATTTGTAGGCTGCCCAATGACCCGAATCCTGATCGACGGATACAACCTGCTCGCCGTCACAGGGCATCCGGATCGAGAAGCCCTGATTCGCTCACTCGTTGAATACAGAACCGTAAAGGGGCATCAGATCACGATTGTCTTTGACGGCACTCACGGCGGCACCGGCCACGGCGACCATTTCCAGACGGGCGGAATCGAAGTGATTTTTTCACC
It includes:
- a CDS encoding type II toxin-antitoxin system PemK/MazF family toxin: MTVEHGVLYLADLNPRTGTEAGKVRPVLVIQTDLLNTAEHPSTWILPCTTRLTGANVLRVSLPKGIAGNAVECEVMIDQSRSIDNRRFRKKLKPVPKPILSEIKQKLRLLGDL